From the Homo sapiens chromosome 1, GRCh38.p14 Primary Assembly genome, one window contains:
- the MAGOH gene encoding protein mago nashi homolog, with product MESDFYLRYYVGHKGKFGHEFLEFEFRPDGKLRYANNSNYKNDVMIRKEAYVHKSVMEELKRIIDDSEITKEDDALWPPPDRVGRQELEIVIGDEHISFTTSKIGSLIDVNQSKDPEGLRVFYYLVQDLKCLVFSLIGLHFKIKPI from the exons ATGGAGAGTGACTTTTATCTGCGTTACTACGTGGGGCACAAGGGCAAGTTCGGCCACGAGTTCCTGGAGTTTGAGTTTCGACCGGACG GGAAGTTAAGATATGCCAACAACAGCAATTACAAGAATGATGTCATGATCAGAAAAGAG GCTTATGTACATAAAAGCGTGATGGAGGAACTGAAGAGAATAATTGACGACAGTGAAATTACCAAAGAGGATGATGCATTGTGGCCTCCTCCTGACCGAGTGGGCCGGCAG GAGCTTGAAATCGTCATTGGAGATGAACACATTTCTTTTACAACATCAAAAATTGGTTCCCTTATTGATGTCAATCAATCCAA gGATCCAGAAGGCTTACGAGTATTTTATTATCTTGTCCAGGACCTGAAGTGTTTGGTCTTCAGTCTTATTGGATTACACTTCAAGATTAAACCAATCTAG